A window of Patagioenas fasciata isolate bPatFas1 chromosome 5, bPatFas1.hap1, whole genome shotgun sequence contains these coding sequences:
- the LOC136102547 gene encoding L-lactate dehydrogenase A chain isoform X1 — translation MQMKTEQCTMSLKDQLIHNVHKEEHSHAHNKISVVGVGAVGMACAISILMKDLADELALVDVVEDKLRGEMLDLQHGSLFLRTPKIVSGKDYSVTAHSKLVIVTAGARQQEGESRLNLVQRNVNIFKFIIPNVVKYSPDCKLLIVSNPVDILTYVAWKISGFPKHRVIGSGCNLDSARFRHLMGERLGIHPLSCHGWIVGEHGDSSVPVWSGVNVAGVSLKALHPDMGTDADKEHWKEVHKQVVDSAYEVIKLKGYTSWAIGLSVADLAETIMKNLRRVHPISTVVKGMHGIKEDVFLSVPCVLGSSGITDVVKMILKPEEEDKLRKSADTLWGIQKELQF, via the exons ATGCAAATGAAGACTGAA CAGTGCACCATGTCTCTCAAGGATCAGCTCATCCACAATGTCCACAAAGAGGAGCACAGTCATGCCCACAATAAGATCAGTGTGGTTGGTGTGGGTGCGGTTGGAATGGCCTGTGCTATCAGCATCCTGATGAAG GACTTAGCTGATGAACTTGCCCTTGTTGATGTTGTGGAGGACAAGCTCAGAGGAGAGATGCTTGATCTCCAGCATGGAAGCCTCTTCCTTAGAACACCGAAGATTGTCTCTGGCAAAG ATTACAGTGTGACTGCACACTCCAAGCTGGTCATTGTCACTGCTGGTGCCCGTCAGCAGGAAGGAGAGAGCCGCCTTAACTTGGTCCAGCGCAACGTGAATATCTTCAAGTTCATCATTCCCAATGTTGTTAAATACAGTCCTGACTGCAAGCTGCTTATTGTCTCAAACCCAG TGGACATTTTGACCTACGTGGCCTGGAAGATCAGTGGCTTTCCTAAGCACCGTGTTATCGGCAGTGGCTGCAATCTGGACTCTGCCCGTTTCCGCCACCTCATGGGAGAAAGGCTGGGCATCCATCCTCTGAGCTGCCACGGATGGATTGTTGGAGAGCACGGAGATTCCAGTG TACCTGTCTGGAGTGGAGTCAATGTTGCTGGCGTCTCCCTGAAGGCTCTTCATCCAGACATGGGAACTGATGCAGACAAGGAACACTGGAAGGAGGTCCATAAGCAGGTGGTGGACAG TGCCTATGAGGTCATCAAACTGAAGGGGTACACATCATGGGCTATTGGCCTTTCTGTGGCAGATTTAGCTGAAACGATTATGAAGAATTTGAGAAGAGTGCACCCAATCTCTACAGTTGTTAAG GGCATGCATGGAATAAAAGAAGATGTCTTCCTAAGTGTTCCTTGTGTACTGGGCAGCAGTGGCATCACTGATGTAGTGAAGATGATCCTAAAACCTGAGGAAGAGGACAAATTAAGGAAGAGTGCAGATACACTCTGGGGAATCCAGAAGGAACTACAGTTTTAA
- the LOC136102547 gene encoding L-lactate dehydrogenase A chain isoform X2: MSLKDQLIHNVHKEEHSHAHNKISVVGVGAVGMACAISILMKDLADELALVDVVEDKLRGEMLDLQHGSLFLRTPKIVSGKDYSVTAHSKLVIVTAGARQQEGESRLNLVQRNVNIFKFIIPNVVKYSPDCKLLIVSNPVDILTYVAWKISGFPKHRVIGSGCNLDSARFRHLMGERLGIHPLSCHGWIVGEHGDSSVPVWSGVNVAGVSLKALHPDMGTDADKEHWKEVHKQVVDSAYEVIKLKGYTSWAIGLSVADLAETIMKNLRRVHPISTVVKGMHGIKEDVFLSVPCVLGSSGITDVVKMILKPEEEDKLRKSADTLWGIQKELQF; encoded by the exons ATGTCTCTCAAGGATCAGCTCATCCACAATGTCCACAAAGAGGAGCACAGTCATGCCCACAATAAGATCAGTGTGGTTGGTGTGGGTGCGGTTGGAATGGCCTGTGCTATCAGCATCCTGATGAAG GACTTAGCTGATGAACTTGCCCTTGTTGATGTTGTGGAGGACAAGCTCAGAGGAGAGATGCTTGATCTCCAGCATGGAAGCCTCTTCCTTAGAACACCGAAGATTGTCTCTGGCAAAG ATTACAGTGTGACTGCACACTCCAAGCTGGTCATTGTCACTGCTGGTGCCCGTCAGCAGGAAGGAGAGAGCCGCCTTAACTTGGTCCAGCGCAACGTGAATATCTTCAAGTTCATCATTCCCAATGTTGTTAAATACAGTCCTGACTGCAAGCTGCTTATTGTCTCAAACCCAG TGGACATTTTGACCTACGTGGCCTGGAAGATCAGTGGCTTTCCTAAGCACCGTGTTATCGGCAGTGGCTGCAATCTGGACTCTGCCCGTTTCCGCCACCTCATGGGAGAAAGGCTGGGCATCCATCCTCTGAGCTGCCACGGATGGATTGTTGGAGAGCACGGAGATTCCAGTG TACCTGTCTGGAGTGGAGTCAATGTTGCTGGCGTCTCCCTGAAGGCTCTTCATCCAGACATGGGAACTGATGCAGACAAGGAACACTGGAAGGAGGTCCATAAGCAGGTGGTGGACAG TGCCTATGAGGTCATCAAACTGAAGGGGTACACATCATGGGCTATTGGCCTTTCTGTGGCAGATTTAGCTGAAACGATTATGAAGAATTTGAGAAGAGTGCACCCAATCTCTACAGTTGTTAAG GGCATGCATGGAATAAAAGAAGATGTCTTCCTAAGTGTTCCTTGTGTACTGGGCAGCAGTGGCATCACTGATGTAGTGAAGATGATCCTAAAACCTGAGGAAGAGGACAAATTAAGGAAGAGTGCAGATACACTCTGGGGAATCCAGAAGGAACTACAGTTTTAA